CTTTATCTGCTCCCTCAGTTCTAAAAGATACTTTTTGCCCCTCTTCTAAAACCCTAAACCCCTCAGCGTTTATTGCTGAAAAATGAACGAAGTGATCCTCCCCATTCTCACAAGTTATAAATCCAAATCCTTTTTCCTTATTAAACCATTTAACTGTTCCTTTTAACATACTTCCCTCCAATTTTTGATAATGTTATCCATATGATACAATATAATTATAATTCTATCTATTAGAAACTTTTTTAATTTTTTTTAAAATTTCTTCAAGAAATAAATAAGAAACTATTTTAACAAAAAAGTAGAGTCATAAACTCTACTTTTTCATTAACTTTTTCTATATAACTTTCTATTAACTCCTCTATCTTTTTCACAGAAGATGATACTTTTCTTATAATATGTGAATCCACTACTCTACATATTCCATTCTTAGTATTAATTTGTAACTTCCATCCATCGTACTCTGCCAAAGTTTGCCAACTATCAATTTCTGATGTAAAAGAAAAACAAACCAAGGAGTCTTTAGATAAAAAATCTTCTATTTTTTCTGATGTAACTAAATCAATAAATTTATTTTGTAATGACATAAAAGCCTCCTCTTTTAGCTATAATTGATATTATATATACCCCATTTTTTTTAAAAAATCAAATTTTTTAAAATTTCAAATATAATTAGTCAATCTAAAAAAGATAGTTGAATTCTTTTAGTAGAACCTTTAAAAGAGTTTAAAATTAAATATTTTTTATAAAGGAGTACGAATATAAAAAGATTAATTATATTTTTAATACTGAATACTTTTGTATATGGAAAAGAACTTGATTATACTAGTTTTCCTGAAACTTCTAACTCTATTGATATAGTTGAAGGTTATGACAAATGCAAAATTAAGTTTTAGATTTAAGATTAAATGAGAATTTAAGAGAACTTCAGCGTTTAAAATCCAAAGGAGAGATTCAAAAAGAACAATTTAAATTTCTTTATAAAGATGCTGAATATAGAATTATTACAGAAAGAGAAAGCCTTAAAAATGATTTAATTCGAGCTAAAATATATTATTACTACCATAAATATCATAGAAAATACTACTACTATGACTTTAACTACAATATAATCTATTTAAATTAAGGGGGATGTATGCCCAAAAATACTTTTTTTGAAGATGACTATGAAGATTTTTCTGGAGAAAAACTTGATAATGATGAAGAGCTTGAAAAAGAAAATACTTTAGAAGACGATTATAATGAAAACGAAGAGTGGGAAGGTAAATTTAACGACTTTTACGAAGATGATGAACTAGATTATGAAGAGCTTAGAGATGCTGAAAAGGAATTTAGACATACTCGTATTCCAGATCCAGACTTTAACTTTTAGTAAAATACTAGTATTTACTTTTTGAATAAAACGGGGTATTAAAGTAGTAACACATTAAAACAAGGAGGGGAGTATGAAAAAATTTAAATCTTTAATTTTACCTATTTTTTTATTTATGACCAGTCTATGTTTTTCTAACACTTTATTTAAACCAGGAACTTACGTTGGCAGTGCTCAAGGATACGGTGGTCCAATTAAAGTTGAAGTTAAAACAACAGACTCTAAAATTTTGTCTCTTAATATTTTAGAGCAAAAAGAAACAAAAGGAATTAGTGATTTTGCTTTAAAATCAATTCCAAAAGAGATTATAGAAAATCAAACTCTCGGAGTTGACACAGTAGCAGGAGCTACTTTTACAAGTAATGCTATTATTGAAGCTACTAAAAATGCACTAAAAAATTCTGGTGTAAACTTTGAAAAAATTTCAAAAAAAATAGTCAAAGATACTAAAACAGAGATACCTTTATTAGATAAAGAAGCTGATGTTATAATAATAGGTGCTGGTGGTGCTGGTTTGGCCGCTGGAGTTTCAGCTTATGAAAATGGAGCCAAATCCGTTATTATTTTAGAAAAAATGCCCATTATCGGAGGAAACACTATTCGTTCTGGTGGTGCTATGAATGCTGTTAATCCTGAAAAACAAAAAAAACAAGGAATTGAAGATTCTATAGAAAAACATACTACCCAAACTTGGGAGGGTGGTAATAAGGTTGCTAATAAAAAACTTGTTGAAACTATGACTTCAAATGCTTTAGATGGAGTTAAGTGGCTTGAAAACTATGGATTAAAATGGAAAAAAGAGATTGGTTCTGTTATCGGTTCTGTTTGGCCAAGAACAAATCAAGCTGAAGATATTCTTGGAACTGGTTATATAAATACTTTAGAAAAAGCGTTTTCTAAATATGGTGGCAAAATATTTTTAGAAACTAAAGCTATTAAGCTTATTGAAAAAGATGGTAAAGTTATTGGTGTAGTTGCTACTGATAAAAATGGAAAAGATATAGAGTTTATTGGTAAAAAGGATTATTGCTACCGGTGGATATGCTGCTAATTTTGATATGGTTAAAGAGTATCTAGATGATGGAGTATATCAAAAAGAAAATTTACCTAAAACTTTAGAGAATACTAATCATCCAGGAGCTACAGGTGATGGTATTAAAATGGCTAAAGACGTCAATGCTCAATTAGTTGATATGAAGCATGTTCAACTGCTACCTATGCCTGCTGATAGATTTGGTCCAACTATTAACGTTGATAATGTTATTTTTATTAATAAAGATGGGAATCGTTATGTTAAAGAAGATGGTAGACGTGATGAAATTTGTTTGGCTACATTTGCTCAAAAAGATGGGCAGTATTATATGATTAATGATTCTCAAATTATTCCTTCAGATAGAAAAACAACTTCTGGTCAAGATTTAGATGAACTTATAAAAAAAGGAACTGTTATTGAAGCTCCAACATTAGCACAGTTGTCTAAAGAAATTGGAATTCCTGAAGATGTTTTAGTTAAAACTATTAATGATTTTAATCAAGCTGTTGAAAAGAAAAGTAATAACTTAGGAAGGCAGATCTGGGGTAATAAAATTGAAAAAGGGCCATTTTATGCAACACTTCGTTTCCCAGCTCTTCACCATACTATGGGAGGAGTAAAAATTAATGAAAAAGCTCAAGTTATAGATAAAAATAATGCTCCTATCAATGGACTTTACGCTGCTGGAGAAGTTACAGGTGGTATTCATGGTGCTAATAGGCTTGGTGGAAATGCTATAACTGATATCATTGTCTTTGGAAGAATTGCTGGTAAAAATATAATGAGACAATAGTGAAAAACAGCCCTTAACAGGCTGTTTTTTCTTAATCCGTAATTTTAAAACTCTTCCAATAATTTAATCATATTTTTTCCATGAGTTTGTATATCCTCTTCATTCCACTCATCTTTCTTATTTCCCATAGAAAAAATAATTGCCTGCTTTAAACTAGCAAAACTTTCTTGATGTTTTAGATACTCTTCAAATTTAGCTTTTTTACTTTTATAACTAGAATCACTTAAACTTGAATTAAACTCTTTTGTTATTAAACATAGATTCCCAAAATCATCAATTATTTTTTCAGATTGTGGATATACATGCTCAATTGAATTACAATACATAAATCTGAATTTTTTCAAACTTGATTTAAATTCCTCTTCAACTCCAAGAAGCTCCTTATACTTTTCAAATTCACTTTCTACAGTTTTTTCCCAAATTATATAATCCAATAGATGAAATATAGAGTGAGGAGTTCTTACACCATTATTTAATTTATCTTTTAAAACATCATTTGATAAAATAGCTTCTTTTGCAATCTCTTTTAGCTTTATATAAAAAGTTTTTTCATTATCACTTACTAAATTTTGAGATAACTCTTTTATATCTTTTATATCAACACTTTTTTCACCTAAAAACTTTAAAACTTCATATAGCCAATTTTTATAGGTCTGTGTTGAAAAGGACACTTGTAGCATCCCTTGAAGTTGTCGGATTTTTTTCGAACTATTATCTTCATTATCTTCGTTATTTGAAAATGTATTTCTATAACCATAGCTTTTATTGTTCTCTTGAATACATTTTTTTAAAACCCAATCTTTTTTTTCCTCTCTTCTTATTATAAAACTATCAAATAAAAGTCTATAATTCAAAAGGTCCAATATAAATTTATTTCCATCTAATTTTAATTTATCTTCAAAATTTTTAAGTAGATTTTTATCATCTAAACTTATACTATCTTTAGATGTTTCCTCTAATATTTTTCTTACTATGCATAAAAAATTTGGAAAATTTATAATTGATTTATATTTTCCCTCATTTTCATCCACTTCAGCTTTTTGATTTTCTTTAGTATTATTTAAATTTTCATCAATACTTCCTAAAATTTTCCTTAGAGATTTTTTATTTGTATTTTCTTTGCCAGAAGCATTAAAGTCTAAAATCTGACTATATTCTTTTATATTTATGTTATCACAACTCTTTATTTTTTTACTAACATGAGTATCCATATCTGCACAAATATCCCATAGTATGGAAAATCTATTTTTATTATCTTCTTCTATCCTACTTAGAAATCTAGCTTTTAGTATCTCATGTAGTTCTAATTGCTTTCCTCTTGTATTCATTATTTCAAAGTATTTATTAACATCTGTATTACTAGGTAAAATAGTTACAACTAATTTAACTTTTTTTAAAAAATACTCATTAAATTTTTGCCTCTTCTCTTCATCTAAACTATTTAGAAGATTTTCTATTATATTTTTATTAATAGCAATCTCTTTACACTCTTCCAAATCTAGTTTTTCTAAATTACTTTCAAAAATTTTTTCAATTGATTCCCTAGCTGCATACCTCAATCTAAGTTTTCTCTCTATACTATTTTCTTTTAAAGTTAATAAAATTAAAAGTAGAGTAGTTACCCTTTGCTGTCCATCTACTATATCATATAAGCTACCTTTTTTAAATAAAACTAAAGTTCCTATAAAATACTCCTCTACGCCCCCTTCCATTTGCCAATAAATATCATAAAATAATTGATCCAACTCTTTTTTTCCCCAAGCGTATCTTCTTTGATACAAAGGAACTTTTAACTCAATCTCTTTTTCAAATAACTCTTTTATTGAAAAGATACCTTCATCCTTTTCTTTTAATCTATTTGTTCCACTACACATTTTCCTTTCCCCCTTGAAAAACTGCAATAATTTCCTTATAATTATTTTTATACTTTTCATCTTTTTTAGAAATATCAAATTTTACTCTTAACTCTTCAAGAGTTGGTGGAAAAGGAAAGTTATTAATATTTAAAAGAAGTTTTTCATTAATAACTCTATTATTTATAGTTGAATAGAAAATTGAAGTATTCTCCAATCTTAAAATATAACTCCATTTATATAAATTTTTATAAAGTTTTTCCACAGTCTCTTCATTATATCTATCCCAAACTTGTAATAATAAAGCTTCATACATCTCTCTTATATATGAGTCACCACTTCTTTTATAGCCACCATATTCTAGAGCGATATCTTTTTCCTTCATCTTCAACTCTAATTTTTCTATCTCATTAATATAGAAGAATATATACTCAAAAAAAGTCTCTCCATTTATTATTGTTTCGGATATTTGATGTTTATATGGAAAGTTTACACTTCTAAAACTATTTAAGTGGTTATAGTTTTGAGAATTTAACTCTATTCCTTTAAACTCTTTTAAAAAGCTATCTCTGCATTTTTTTGAAGTAACATCATAATCCTCTACTTTTTCTAATCTACTCCATTTTCTTATTTTATATAGAATAGAAAAACATTTAGATAGCAAATCTCTATTTTCTCTTCCCTCAAAAGTTATTTTTTCATTCTCTTTTAATCTATTTTGCTTTTCAAAATCTCTTTCAAAACTTTTTTCTAAACCTTCCCATTTTTTTATAATCTCATAAGCTTTTTTATCATAATTACAAGCTCTAAGATGATAAGCTTTTAAGATATCTATTCCACTTAAAGAAAGTCCTCTAGAGTTTTGAGAATCAAATAGCTGATAAGCTAATTCAAGATTTTTTACTTCAATTACCCAAAATTCTATTTTACACAAAAAATTCTCATTTAACTTCTTTTTAAAATTTTCATTTTCATCAAGATAACTTTTAATCTCTCTATAGTTAGCCCTTATATTTTGTTCTCCTACTTCATCAAACTCAATATCTGAAAATACTTTGCTAATTTTCTCATCTACCATATTTAATACATGACTTATTAAAAATAAAGTTACTATTCTTTGTTGGCCATCAATAATTTCATATTCATTATCAGCATTTTGGAAAAGTATAAGTGTCCCTAACCTTACTTTGTCTTCACTTTTCATAGAATAGTTTTCTTCTAAATCTTTTAAAAGTCTTACTACATTTTCTCTATTCCAACTATAAGTTCTTTGATAATTGGGAATACTCAAATCTTTTTCCAATAAATCTTTAAAACTTATAATTTCTAATTTTTTTTTAAATTTATCTAAATTTTCCACTTTTTCCCCCTCAATAAGCCTTTCACAAATACATAATACTACTCAAAACTTATAAAATCAAACTAAAAAAGCTCTACTACAACTACGTAATAGAGCTTTTTTACTTTTAAAACAACTCATCTCTTTGATCTCCTATATAGCTAGCTAACTCTCTAATTCTATTTTCCATCAAATTTGTCATAATG
The Cetobacterium somerae ATCC BAA-474 DNA segment above includes these coding regions:
- a CDS encoding cold-shock protein; the protein is MLKGTVKWFNKEKGFGFITCENGEDHFVHFSAINAEGFRVLEEGQKVSFRTEGADKGSLAKDVTIG
- a CDS encoding FAD-dependent oxidoreductase; the protein is MKKFKSLILPIFLFMTSLCFSNTLFKPGTYVGSAQGYGGPIKVEVKTTDSKILSLNILEQKETKGISDFALKSIPKEIIENQTLGVDTVAGATFTSNAIIEATKNALKNSGVNFEKISKKIVKDTKTEIPLLDKEADVIIIGAGGAGLAAGVSAYENGAKSVIILEKMPIIGGNTIRSGGAMNAVNPEKQKKQGIEDSIEKHTTQTWEGGNKVANKKLVETMTSNALDGVKWLENYGLKWKKEIGSVIGSVWPRTNQAEDILGTGYINTLEKAFSKYGGKIFLETKAIKLIEKDGKVIGVVATDKNGKDIEFIGKKDYCYRWICC
- a CDS encoding FAD-dependent oxidoreductase, which encodes MVKRIIATGGYAANFDMVKEYLDDGVYQKENLPKTLENTNHPGATGDGIKMAKDVNAQLVDMKHVQLLPMPADRFGPTINVDNVIFINKDGNRYVKEDGRRDEICLATFAQKDGQYYMINDSQIIPSDRKTTSGQDLDELIKKGTVIEAPTLAQLSKEIGIPEDVLVKTINDFNQAVEKKSNNLGRQIWGNKIEKGPFYATLRFPALHHTMGGVKINEKAQVIDKNNAPINGLYAAGEVTGGIHGANRLGGNAITDIIVFGRIAGKNIMRQ
- a CDS encoding DUF262 domain-containing protein — translated: MCSGTNRLKEKDEGIFSIKELFEKEIELKVPLYQRRYAWGKKELDQLFYDIYWQMEGGVEEYFIGTLVLFKKGSLYDIVDGQQRVTTLLLILLTLKENSIERKLRLRYAARESIEKIFESNLEKLDLEECKEIAINKNIIENLLNSLDEEKRQKFNEYFLKKVKLVVTILPSNTDVNKYFEIMNTRGKQLELHEILKARFLSRIEEDNKNRFSILWDICADMDTHVSKKIKSCDNINIKEYSQILDFNASGKENTNKKSLRKILGSIDENLNNTKENQKAEVDENEGKYKSIINFPNFLCIVRKILEETSKDSISLDDKNLLKNFEDKLKLDGNKFILDLLNYRLLFDSFIIRREEKKDWVLKKCIQENNKSYGYRNTFSNNEDNEDNSSKKIRQLQGMLQVSFSTQTYKNWLYEVLKFLGEKSVDIKDIKELSQNLVSDNEKTFYIKLKEIAKEAILSNDVLKDKLNNGVRTPHSIFHLLDYIIWEKTVESEFEKYKELLGVEEEFKSSLKKFRFMYCNSIEHVYPQSEKIIDDFGNLCLITKEFNSSLSDSSYKSKKAKFEEYLKHQESFASLKQAIIFSMGNKKDEWNEEDIQTHGKNMIKLLEEF
- a CDS encoding DUF262 domain-containing protein, whose translation is MENLDKFKKKLEIISFKDLLEKDLSIPNYQRTYSWNRENVVRLLKDLEENYSMKSEDKVRLGTLILFQNADNEYEIIDGQQRIVTLFLISHVLNMVDEKISKVFSDIEFDEVGEQNIRANYREIKSYLDENENFKKKLNENFLCKIEFWVIEVKNLELAYQLFDSQNSRGLSLSGIDILKAYHLRACNYDKKAYEIIKKWEGLEKSFERDFEKQNRLKENEKITFEGRENRDLLSKCFSILYKIRKWSRLEKVEDYDVTSKKCRDSFLKEFKGIELNSQNYNHLNSFRSVNFPYKHQISETIINGETFFEYIFFYINEIEKLELKMKEKDIALEYGGYKRSGDSYIREMYEALLLQVWDRYNEETVEKLYKNLYKWSYILRLENTSIFYSTINNRVINEKLLLNINNFPFPPTLEELRVKFDISKKDEKYKNNYKEIIAVFQGGKENV